A genomic region of Marinobacter sp. NP-4(2019) contains the following coding sequences:
- a CDS encoding F0F1 ATP synthase subunit epsilon, whose amino-acid sequence MGITVHCDVVSAETKIYSGLVEMLIAAGSEGDLGVTPGHAPLLTQLKPGPVRIIKQGGEEEILYVSGGYLEVQPNLVTLLADTAVRAKDVDEAAALEAQKEAEKALADRTGEFEFSRAAAELAEAVAKLRTIQQLRNKMR is encoded by the coding sequence ATGGGTATAACCGTGCATTGTGATGTGGTAAGTGCCGAAACAAAGATCTATTCCGGATTGGTGGAAATGCTGATCGCAGCGGGCTCTGAAGGTGACCTGGGTGTTACTCCAGGTCACGCGCCGCTGCTGACACAGCTGAAGCCGGGTCCCGTTCGGATCATCAAGCAGGGCGGTGAGGAAGAGATTCTTTACGTGTCCGGCGGATATCTGGAGGTCCAGCCCAATCTGGTGACTTTGTTGGCGGATACCGCGGTTCGTGCAAAGGATGTGGACGAAGCTGCCGCACTCGAAGCTCAGAAAGAAGCCGAGAAAGCACTTGCCGATAGAACCGGTGAATTCGAGTTCTCCCGTGCTGCTGCAGAGCTGGCCGAAGCTGTCGCCAAGCTTCGTACCATCCAGCAGCTGCGTAATAAAATGCGCTAA
- the atpD gene encoding F0F1 ATP synthase subunit beta translates to MSSGQIVQIIGAVIDVEFPRDSVPNVYDALLLEGGETTLEVQQQLGDGIVRTIAMGSTEGLKRGLKAENTGKAISVPVGTQTLGRIMDVLGRPIDEQGDIGEEERWAIHRKAPGYADQSASADLLETGIKVIDLICPFAKGGKVGLFGGAGVGKTVNMMELINNIAKEHSGLSVFAGVGERTREGNDFYYEMKESNVLDKVAMVYGQMNEPPGNRLRVALTGLTMAEKFRDEGRDVLLFVDNIYRYTLAGTEVSALLGRMPSAVGYQPTLAQEMGELQERITSTKTGSITSIQAVYVPADDLTDPSPATTFSHLDATVVLSRDIASKGIYPAIDPLDSTSRQLDPLIIGHEHYEVARGVQTNLQRYKELKDIIAILGMDELSEEDKLTVARARKIERFLSQPFHVAEVFTGSPGKYVSLKETISSFKGILNGDYDDMPEQAFYMVGTIEEAVEKAKEMKSKAKA, encoded by the coding sequence ATGAGTAGCGGACAAATCGTTCAGATCATTGGCGCGGTTATCGACGTGGAATTCCCACGTGACTCCGTACCCAACGTGTATGACGCACTGCTGCTTGAAGGTGGCGAAACAACTCTGGAAGTCCAGCAGCAGCTGGGTGACGGCATTGTTCGTACCATCGCGATGGGCAGCACCGAAGGCCTGAAGCGTGGCCTGAAAGCAGAGAATACCGGCAAGGCAATCTCCGTACCGGTTGGTACCCAGACCCTGGGCCGTATCATGGATGTTCTGGGTCGTCCGATCGACGAACAGGGCGACATCGGCGAGGAAGAGCGCTGGGCTATCCACCGCAAGGCGCCGGGCTACGCTGACCAGTCAGCCTCAGCCGACCTGCTGGAAACCGGCATCAAGGTTATCGACCTGATCTGCCCGTTCGCCAAGGGTGGTAAGGTTGGCCTGTTTGGTGGTGCCGGTGTTGGTAAGACCGTTAACATGATGGAACTTATCAACAACATTGCCAAAGAGCACTCCGGTCTGTCTGTATTCGCCGGCGTAGGTGAGCGTACCCGTGAGGGGAACGACTTCTACTACGAGATGAAAGAGTCCAACGTACTGGACAAGGTTGCGATGGTGTACGGGCAGATGAACGAGCCTCCCGGAAACCGTCTGCGTGTGGCCCTGACCGGTCTGACCATGGCCGAGAAGTTCCGTGACGAAGGTCGTGACGTTCTGTTGTTCGTCGACAACATCTATCGTTACACCCTGGCCGGTACCGAGGTGTCCGCACTGCTGGGCCGTATGCCGTCCGCGGTAGGTTACCAGCCGACTCTGGCCCAGGAGATGGGCGAGCTGCAGGAGCGTATCACCTCCACCAAGACTGGCTCCATCACGTCTATCCAGGCGGTCTACGTACCGGCGGATGACTTGACCGACCCGTCTCCGGCAACCACCTTCTCGCACCTGGATGCTACAGTAGTATTGAGCCGTGACATCGCCTCCAAGGGTATTTACCCGGCGATTGATCCGCTGGATTCCACCTCTCGTCAGCTGGATCCGCTGATCATCGGTCATGAGCACTACGAAGTGGCCCGTGGCGTGCAGACGAACCTGCAGCGCTACAAGGAACTGAAAGACATCATCGCCATTCTGGGTATGGACGAACTGTCAGAAGAAGACAAACTGACCGTAGCCCGTGCCCGTAAGATCGAGCGTTTTCTGTCCCAGCCGTTCCACGTTGCTGAAGTCTTCACTGGTTCCCCCGGTAAGTACGTTTCCCTGAAGGAAACCATCAGCAGCTTTAAGGGCATCCTTAACGGTGACTATGATGATATGCCCGAGCAGGCATTCTACATGGTTGGTACCATTGAGGAAGCGGTCGAGAAAGCGAAGGAAATGAAGAGCAAGGCGAAAGCTTAA
- the atpG gene encoding F0F1 ATP synthase subunit gamma, which yields MAVGKEIRNQISSIKSTQKITSAMEMVAASKMRKAQERMKATRPYAEKMRQVIGHIAKANVQYKHPFMVEREVKRVGYIVVSTDRGLCGGLNINLFKALVRDMRAWKEKGVEADLCAIGQKGSSFFKSYGGNVVAALTHLGDSPSSEKLIGNVKVMLDAFSEGKIDRLYLVSNEFENTMTQTPQVEQILPLPPGDDEEEIKNQWDYLYEPDARQILDGLLPRYIESQVYQGVVENLACEQAARMIAMKSATDNAGGIIDELQLAYNKARQAAITQEISEIVSGAASV from the coding sequence ATGGCCGTCGGCAAAGAAATACGTAACCAGATTTCAAGCATCAAGAGCACGCAAAAGATCACCAGCGCCATGGAAATGGTGGCGGCGAGCAAGATGCGCAAGGCTCAGGAACGCATGAAGGCGACTCGCCCTTATGCCGAAAAGATGCGTCAGGTTATCGGGCACATTGCCAAGGCAAACGTTCAGTACAAGCACCCATTTATGGTCGAGCGCGAAGTGAAGCGTGTGGGCTATATCGTGGTGTCGACTGACCGTGGCCTGTGTGGTGGTCTGAACATCAACCTGTTCAAAGCGCTTGTCCGTGACATGCGAGCGTGGAAAGAGAAAGGAGTAGAGGCTGATCTGTGCGCCATCGGACAGAAAGGTTCTTCTTTCTTCAAGAGCTACGGCGGGAACGTCGTTGCGGCGCTGACCCATCTGGGGGACAGCCCGAGCTCTGAAAAACTCATCGGCAACGTCAAAGTCATGCTGGATGCGTTCTCGGAAGGCAAGATCGATCGTCTGTATCTGGTCAGCAACGAGTTCGAAAATACCATGACGCAGACCCCGCAGGTCGAGCAGATTCTGCCGCTGCCTCCGGGGGATGACGAAGAAGAGATCAAGAACCAGTGGGATTATCTCTACGAGCCCGATGCCAGGCAGATCCTCGATGGCCTTCTGCCACGTTACATTGAATCCCAGGTGTACCAGGGTGTGGTAGAAAATCTGGCATGTGAACAGGCAGCCCGGATGATTGCCATGAAGAGCGCAACTGATAACGCCGGTGGCATCATCGACGAGCTTCAGTTGGCTTACAACAAGGCGCGTCAGGCAGCCATCACCCAAGAGATTTCGGAGATTGTGAGCGGCGCGGCTTCGGTCTGA
- the atpA gene encoding F0F1 ATP synthase subunit alpha, with amino-acid sequence MQQLNPSEISDIIKKRIEKLDISSEAKNEGTILSVSDGIVLIHGLADVMYGEMIEFANGTFGMALNLERDSVGAVVLGDYEGLAEGQKVRCTGRILEVPVGPELMGRVVDGLGNPIDGKGDLGTDLTSPVEKVAPGVIARQSVDEPVQTGLKTIDTMVPIGRGQRELIIGDRQIGKTAVAIDAIINQKNSGIKCIYVAVGQKQSSIAAVVRKLEEHGAMDHTIVVAAGAADPASMQFLAPYAGTSMGEYFRDRGEDALIIYDDLSKQAVAYRQISLLLRRPPGREAYPGDVFYLHSRLLERASRVNADYVEQMTNGEVKGKTGSLTALPIIETQAGDVSAFVPTNVISITDGQIFLETNLFNSGIRPAMNAGVSVSRVGGSAQTKIMKKLGGNIRLALAQYRELAAFAQFASDLDEATRQQLEHGQRVTELMKQNQYSPMSVAEMGTVLFAANEGFLDDVDVDKVVSFEAQMLDWMRSEQKDLLDKINEKGDYNDEIAAGLKAALEKFKTTQSW; translated from the coding sequence ATGCAGCAACTGAATCCATCCGAGATCAGTGACATCATCAAGAAGAGAATCGAAAAGCTCGATATCTCTTCCGAAGCGAAAAACGAAGGTACGATCCTGTCGGTTTCCGACGGTATCGTACTGATCCACGGTCTTGCCGACGTCATGTACGGCGAGATGATTGAATTTGCCAACGGCACTTTCGGCATGGCTCTGAACCTGGAGCGTGATTCCGTAGGTGCGGTTGTTCTGGGTGACTACGAAGGTCTGGCAGAAGGCCAGAAGGTTCGTTGTACCGGTCGTATCCTGGAAGTTCCGGTGGGTCCGGAACTGATGGGCCGCGTTGTCGACGGTCTGGGTAACCCGATCGACGGCAAGGGTGATCTGGGCACGGACCTGACCTCTCCGGTCGAGAAAGTCGCACCTGGTGTAATCGCACGTCAGTCCGTTGACGAGCCGGTACAGACTGGTCTGAAAACCATCGACACCATGGTGCCGATTGGTCGTGGCCAGCGTGAGCTGATCATCGGTGACCGTCAGATCGGTAAGACCGCTGTCGCGATCGACGCGATCATCAACCAGAAAAACTCCGGCATCAAGTGTATCTACGTTGCCGTCGGTCAGAAGCAGTCTTCCATTGCCGCCGTTGTGCGCAAGCTGGAAGAGCATGGCGCCATGGACCACACCATCGTGGTTGCCGCCGGTGCTGCCGATCCTGCTTCCATGCAGTTCCTGGCGCCGTACGCCGGTACCTCCATGGGTGAATACTTCCGTGACCGTGGTGAAGACGCCCTGATCATCTATGATGATCTGTCCAAGCAGGCTGTGGCTTACCGCCAGATTTCCCTGCTGCTGCGTCGTCCGCCGGGTCGTGAAGCCTATCCGGGTGACGTATTCTACCTGCACTCCCGTTTGCTGGAGCGTGCCTCCCGTGTTAACGCGGATTACGTTGAGCAGATGACCAACGGCGAAGTCAAGGGCAAGACTGGTTCCCTGACCGCGCTGCCGATCATCGAGACTCAGGCCGGTGACGTTTCGGCGTTCGTACCGACCAACGTTATCTCGATCACCGACGGTCAGATCTTCCTGGAAACCAACCTGTTCAACTCCGGTATCCGTCCGGCGATGAACGCCGGTGTCTCCGTATCCCGGGTTGGTGGTTCCGCCCAGACCAAGATCATGAAGAAGCTCGGCGGTAACATCCGTCTGGCCCTGGCCCAGTATCGTGAATTGGCCGCTTTCGCCCAGTTCGCTTCCGATCTCGACGAAGCGACCCGTCAGCAGCTTGAGCACGGTCAGCGTGTTACGGAACTCATGAAGCAGAACCAGTACAGCCCGATGTCTGTGGCTGAAATGGGTACGGTTCTGTTTGCAGCCAACGAAGGCTTCCTGGACGACGTTGATGTCGACAAGGTGGTTAGCTTTGAAGCGCAGATGCTCGACTGGATGCGCTCCGAGCAGAAAGACCTCCTCGACAAGATCAACGAGAAAGGCGATTACAACGACGAAATCGCTGCCGGCCTGAAAGCTGCACTTGAGAAATTCAAGACCACTCAGAGCTGGTAA
- a CDS encoding F0F1 ATP synthase subunit delta, with amino-acid sequence MAELRTLARPYAKAAFAAAQEHDQLAEWSQVLTVAGQVTANEDIRQLLANPELEEQKKADLILEVAEDGVTEQVRNFFAVLAENRRLTLLPEIAALFNTYRADLERTVGIEVTAAFELTEEQQQQLAQALSRKLERKVSLAASMDKSLIGGAIIRTGDLVIDASVRGKLTKLADALGS; translated from the coding sequence ATGGCAGAACTGAGAACGCTGGCCCGTCCATACGCAAAAGCAGCATTTGCCGCCGCCCAGGAGCACGATCAACTGGCTGAGTGGTCCCAGGTGCTGACGGTTGCCGGACAGGTCACCGCGAACGAAGACATTCGACAGCTTCTCGCGAATCCGGAGCTGGAAGAGCAGAAGAAAGCCGATCTGATTCTCGAGGTCGCCGAAGACGGCGTCACCGAGCAGGTCCGCAACTTCTTTGCAGTGCTGGCAGAAAACCGTCGGCTGACTCTTCTGCCCGAGATTGCAGCGCTCTTCAACACGTACCGGGCTGATCTGGAGCGCACTGTTGGTATTGAAGTAACCGCAGCTTTCGAGCTGACGGAAGAACAGCAACAGCAGCTCGCCCAGGCGCTCTCCAGGAAACTCGAGCGGAAAGTGTCACTCGCAGCGTCAATGGACAAGTCTCTGATTGGCGGGGCGATCATTCGCACCGGCGATCTGGTCATTGACGCCTCTGTACGCGGAAAGCTGACCAAGCTGGCCGACGCTCTGGGCTCCTGA
- a CDS encoding F0F1 ATP synthase subunit B translates to MNINLTMIGQAIAFFIFVVFCMKYVWPPIMAALQERQKKIADGLAASDRATRDLELAQEKSAQELREAKQQAAGLIEQANKRAAQIVEASKDDARKEGQKLIEQAKAEIEQERNQARDALRAEVAAIAIAGAEKILETSVDASKHNEMLEKLAAEL, encoded by the coding sequence GTGAACATTAATTTGACGATGATTGGTCAAGCCATCGCGTTCTTTATCTTTGTCGTCTTCTGCATGAAGTATGTGTGGCCACCGATTATGGCCGCCCTGCAGGAGCGTCAAAAGAAGATCGCTGACGGACTGGCTGCCTCAGACCGCGCCACGCGCGATCTGGAACTGGCTCAGGAAAAGTCAGCTCAGGAACTGCGTGAAGCCAAGCAGCAAGCCGCCGGCCTTATTGAACAGGCCAACAAGCGCGCAGCCCAAATTGTGGAAGCATCCAAGGATGACGCCCGCAAGGAAGGCCAGAAGCTGATTGAGCAGGCCAAGGCCGAAATTGAACAGGAGCGCAATCAGGCTCGTGATGCTCTGCGTGCGGAAGTGGCCGCCATTGCAATCGCTGGTGCTGAGAAGATCCTGGAAACCTCTGTCGATGCCTCCAAGCACAACGAGATGTTGGAAAAACTGGCGGCAGAACTTTAA
- the atpE gene encoding F0F1 ATP synthase subunit C yields METVVGMTAIAVALLIGLGALGTAIGFGILGGKFLEGAARQPEMTPMLQVKMFIVAGLLDAVTMIGVGIALFFTFANPFVGQIAG; encoded by the coding sequence ATGGAAACTGTAGTTGGAATGACCGCGATTGCCGTTGCACTGCTGATTGGCCTGGGTGCCCTGGGTACTGCGATTGGCTTTGGTATCCTCGGTGGCAAATTCCTGGAAGGCGCTGCGCGTCAGCCGGAAATGACCCCGATGCTGCAGGTTAAAATGTTCATCGTTGCAGGTCTGCTGGACGCCGTAACCATGATCGGTGTTGGTATCGCACTGTTCTTCACTTTCGCCAACCCGTTTGTCGGCCAGATCGCCGGTTAA
- the atpB gene encoding F0F1 ATP synthase subunit A has translation MAGSASEYIQHHLQNLTYGKLPAGYERVAEDGTVTTLSESTWTLARTSAEAGDMGFWAVHVDSLGWAVGLGLIFLILFRMAAKRVTSGQPGGLQNFVEVMIEFVDNSVKETFHGKNKVIAPLSLTIFCWVFLMNLMDLVPVDWVPRLFYLMGVDYMKIVPTTDVNVTLGMSLSVFALIIYYSVKVKGVGGFLGELTLHPFSSDNLFLKILLIPVNLLLEGVSLLAKPISLALRLFGNLYAGELIFILIALLPLWAQWTLSVPWAIFHILIITLQAFIFMMLTIVYLSMAHEDNH, from the coding sequence ATGGCAGGAAGTGCATCCGAATATATCCAGCATCACCTCCAGAACCTTACATACGGTAAGCTGCCGGCAGGCTACGAGCGCGTAGCAGAGGATGGCACCGTTACAACGTTGAGCGAGTCCACCTGGACCCTGGCGAGAACCAGTGCTGAAGCTGGTGACATGGGCTTCTGGGCGGTTCACGTTGATTCTCTCGGCTGGGCCGTTGGTCTTGGCCTGATCTTCCTGATTCTCTTCCGTATGGCCGCCAAGCGCGTGACTTCGGGGCAGCCCGGCGGTCTTCAGAACTTCGTTGAAGTGATGATCGAGTTCGTCGACAACAGCGTGAAGGAAACCTTCCACGGCAAGAACAAGGTCATTGCCCCGCTGTCGCTGACCATCTTCTGCTGGGTGTTCCTGATGAACCTGATGGACCTGGTGCCGGTGGACTGGGTTCCCCGTCTGTTCTACCTGATGGGCGTTGATTACATGAAGATCGTTCCGACCACGGACGTCAACGTGACCCTGGGTATGTCCCTGTCGGTGTTTGCGCTGATCATCTACTACAGCGTGAAAGTCAAAGGTGTGGGCGGCTTCCTGGGTGAACTGACCCTGCACCCGTTCTCATCCGACAACCTGTTCCTGAAGATCCTGCTGATTCCGGTAAACCTGTTGCTGGAAGGCGTGAGCCTGCTGGCCAAGCCGATTTCACTGGCGCTGCGTCTGTTCGGTAACCTCTATGCCGGCGAGCTGATCTTTATCCTGATTGCACTGCTGCCGTTGTGGGCGCAGTGGACACTGTCTGTGCCCTGGGCGATCTTCCACATCCTGATCATTACCCTGCAGGCATTCATCTTTATGATGCTGACCATCGTGTACCTGAGCATGGCTCATGAGGACAACCACTGA
- a CDS encoding F0F1 ATP synthase subunit I → MTKTAPGGIGRPPIARWFVIESVVLVFVSLAFLFRGQVSGYSALLGGLIFLLPHGYFALKAFRYSGARSARKIMSSFYQGEAGKLILCAILFTMVFKWIQPLDIAALFLTFAIMLVTNWLTPLLAGSNTQQS, encoded by the coding sequence ATGACGAAGACAGCTCCTGGCGGTATTGGCCGCCCGCCGATCGCACGATGGTTTGTAATAGAAAGTGTGGTACTTGTCTTCGTGAGCCTGGCGTTTCTTTTTCGTGGCCAGGTTTCCGGTTATTCAGCGCTTCTGGGCGGACTTATTTTTTTACTGCCCCACGGTTACTTTGCGCTCAAGGCATTCCGCTACTCCGGCGCGCGGTCTGCCAGGAAGATCATGAGTTCTTTTTACCAGGGTGAGGCCGGCAAGCTCATCCTGTGCGCCATCCTCTTCACGATGGTGTTCAAATGGATTCAGCCGCTTGATATAGCGGCACTTTTTTTAACATTTGCGATCATGCTGGTCACCAACTGGTTGACACCGCTTCTGGCGGGCAGCAATACGCAGCAAAGCTAA
- a CDS encoding ParB/RepB/Spo0J family partition protein: protein MAAKKRGLGERGLGALLQGSRVNLGQELHDHDGELREVPIDLIQRGRYQPRRDMDPVTLQELADSIRQQGVMQPVVVRPIAEGRYELIAGERRWRATQMAELDSIPAIIRDVPDEAAIAMALIENIQRENLNPIEEAFALQRLQDEFGLTQAQVAEAVGKSRTTITNLLRLIGLTEDVRLMLEHGDLEMGHGRAMLTLQPEQQMQVAKQVVAKSLSVRQTEALVRRVQQETPDRKKPKGEVDPNIRALQDDLAERLGARVLIDHGQKGKGKLVIAYSSLDELDGILGHIK, encoded by the coding sequence ATGGCGGCAAAGAAACGAGGACTGGGTGAACGCGGACTGGGTGCCCTGCTACAGGGTTCCAGGGTCAATCTGGGTCAGGAACTCCATGACCACGACGGTGAACTCCGTGAAGTGCCGATCGACCTGATCCAGCGTGGTCGTTACCAGCCCCGTCGTGATATGGACCCGGTGACTCTGCAGGAGCTGGCGGATTCCATTCGCCAGCAGGGTGTGATGCAACCGGTGGTGGTCCGTCCCATCGCCGAGGGACGCTACGAACTGATCGCCGGGGAGCGCCGCTGGCGCGCCACCCAGATGGCCGAACTGGACAGCATTCCCGCCATCATCCGCGACGTGCCGGACGAAGCCGCCATCGCGATGGCGCTGATCGAAAACATCCAGCGCGAAAATCTCAATCCCATCGAAGAAGCCTTTGCCCTGCAGCGTCTGCAGGACGAATTCGGCCTGACCCAGGCCCAGGTTGCGGAAGCGGTGGGCAAGAGCCGCACCACCATCACCAACCTGCTGCGGCTGATCGGTCTGACCGAAGACGTGCGCCTGATGCTGGAACACGGCGACCTGGAGATGGGGCACGGCCGCGCCATGCTGACACTCCAGCCGGAACAGCAGATGCAGGTGGCGAAACAGGTGGTGGCCAAGTCCCTGTCGGTTCGCCAGACCGAGGCGCTGGTCCGTCGCGTGCAACAGGAAACCCCGGACCGCAAGAAGCCAAAGGGCGAAGTGGACCCGAACATCCGCGCGCTGCAGGATGATCTGGCCGAGCGCCTGGGCGCCCGGGTGTTGATTGACCACGGCCAGAAAGGCAAGGGCAAGCTGGTAATTGCATACAGTTCCCTGGACGAGCTGGATGGGATTTTGGGCCATATCAAGTAA
- a CDS encoding ParA family protein, whose protein sequence is MARVIAVTNQKGGVGKTTTCVNLAASLAATKRRVLLVDMDPQGNATMGSGVDKNALELSGYDMLTKRASAAEVIFLAEASGFDLLPANGDLTAAEVELMNEIGREHRLRLALNTVRDNYDYILIDCPPSLSLLTVNALSAADTVLIPMQCEYYALEGLAALMNTVEQIQETVNPNLQIEGILRTMYDPRNSLTLDVSGQLSEYFGDKVYRAVIPRNVRLAEAPSYGVPALKYDRASKGAVAYLALAGEMVRRHKAQKTSTAVAV, encoded by the coding sequence ATGGCGCGCGTGATTGCAGTGACCAATCAGAAGGGCGGTGTGGGTAAAACCACCACCTGCGTTAATCTTGCCGCCTCCCTGGCTGCGACCAAGCGTCGGGTCTTGCTGGTGGATATGGATCCCCAGGGCAATGCCACCATGGGCAGTGGCGTGGATAAGAATGCCCTGGAACTGTCGGGTTACGACATGCTCACCAAGCGTGCCAGTGCTGCCGAAGTGATCTTTCTGGCCGAGGCGTCCGGTTTTGATCTGTTGCCCGCCAACGGCGACCTGACCGCAGCGGAAGTGGAACTGATGAACGAGATCGGCCGCGAACACCGCCTGCGTCTGGCCCTCAATACCGTTCGTGACAACTACGATTACATCCTGATTGACTGCCCGCCGTCACTGAGCCTGCTGACCGTCAATGCCCTGTCCGCCGCGGATACCGTGTTGATTCCCATGCAGTGTGAGTATTATGCCCTGGAAGGTCTGGCAGCTTTGATGAATACCGTCGAGCAGATCCAGGAAACGGTGAACCCCAATCTGCAGATCGAAGGTATCCTGCGCACCATGTACGATCCGCGCAACAGCCTGACGCTGGATGTATCCGGTCAGCTCAGCGAGTACTTCGGTGACAAGGTCTACCGGGCGGTGATTCCCCGCAATGTTCGCCTGGCGGAGGCGCCGAGTTATGGCGTACCGGCACTGAAATACGATCGCGCCTCCAAGGGTGCCGTGGCGTATCTGGCATTGGCCGGCGAAATGGTCCGGCGCCACAAAGCGCAAAAGACATCCACGGCCGTTGCCGTGTAA
- the rsmG gene encoding 16S rRNA (guanine(527)-N(7))-methyltransferase RsmG, producing the protein MSDALWQRQLEDGLADMGIVLSAHQQQQLLAFLALLNKWNRAYNLTAVRDPREMVSRQLLDSLSILPYVTTEHLLDVGAGGGLPGIPLAIALPDKRFTLLDSNSKKTRFLTQCVLELDLDNVDVIHGRAESCGPDLRFSQISSRAFTALENLVTWCGDVLANDGEFLAMKGQFPDDEVAALPAGWQVKSRHPLTVPASDGERHLLVISRTGQPQ; encoded by the coding sequence ATGAGTGACGCACTCTGGCAACGCCAGCTCGAGGACGGGCTGGCCGACATGGGGATAGTTCTCAGCGCCCACCAGCAACAGCAGTTGCTGGCTTTCCTGGCGCTGTTGAACAAATGGAACCGTGCCTACAATCTCACCGCGGTGCGTGACCCCCGGGAAATGGTCTCACGCCAGTTGCTCGATAGCCTGAGCATCCTGCCGTATGTCACCACCGAGCACCTGCTGGATGTGGGCGCCGGCGGTGGACTGCCCGGGATTCCCCTGGCCATCGCCCTGCCGGACAAGCGGTTTACCCTGCTCGACAGCAACAGCAAGAAAACCCGGTTCCTGACCCAGTGTGTGCTGGAACTGGACCTGGACAATGTTGACGTGATTCACGGACGGGCGGAAAGCTGCGGTCCCGATCTCCGTTTCAGCCAGATCAGCAGTCGGGCCTTTACCGCACTGGAGAACCTGGTGACCTGGTGCGGTGATGTGTTGGCAAATGACGGCGAGTTCCTTGCCATGAAAGGCCAGTTTCCGGATGATGAGGTAGCTGCGCTTCCGGCCGGATGGCAGGTAAAATCCCGTCATCCGTTGACGGTACCCGCCTCAGACGGCGAACGGCACCTGCTGGTGATCAGCCGGACGGGGCAACCCCAGTAA